TTAACCGACCGCTGCCGAAGCGTGTGGTAAGTATCGTTGTAAATAACAATATTGATATGCGCTCTCTTCTGAACCATGGGATTCACGGACAGCGTCGTCATACAGGTCAGTGCACCGGGCGTTCCCGACTACCTCCAAGAGGCCGTCGCGGCAGTGATCAGCTTCCTACCGCAGCTCGCCGGCGCAGTAGTCATCCTGCTCATCGGCTGGGTCGTCGGTCGTCTCGCGGGCGGCGCCGTTCGACGCGTCGCCGACCGGACTCAGATCGATCGGCTCGTTATGAAAACGCCGCTCGGCGGTGTGCTAGGTGGGACTGAAAAGGCGATATCCCGGAGTATCGGACGCTCAGCGGCCTACTTCGTGTACGCGCTAGCGATACTCGCGGCGGCCGATGCCCTCGCGGTCGAACTCCTGTCCGAGTGGATGGCGACCGCGGTCTCGTATCTGCCGGCGTTCGTCGCGGGGACGCTCATCGTCGTCATCGGGTTCGTTCTCGCCGACTTCCTCGCCGAGATCGTCGCGAACACGAAGACGGTCACGGAGACCGACTACACCGGTGTATTCGCCGATGGGATGCGCGTGTTCCTGTACTTCATCGCGCTCGTTATCGGACTGGGCACGATGGGTGTTGACGTCCAGATCCTCAACACGTTTGCGCAGGCGGCGGCTTACGGGCTGGCCGCGGGCATCGCTCTCGCGATCGGTATCGCGTTCGGTCTCGGTGGCCGCGACTACGTCGCCACCAACATCGATGACTGGCTCCCGGGGCGTTCGCCGGACACCGATCCGGCTCCGATCGGCCAACCCGACGGCGGCGAGGAGTGAGTCGCAACTGCGGGACCGGCATCGACGGTGACGGCGAACCATATCCATCTCGTTTGCCCCGCACGCGACGCTCGAGGCCGTGAACGGACCGATCGTGCCGTTCGGCGGCTCCCGCGACGCGAGATGCTTATTACTTTTAAACGGAAACTACAGGTATGTTCGTCGGGCACAGTCTCGCGGCGTTCGCCGTCGGAGCGCTGGCCGCGAGACGGCTCGGCGTCTGCCGAGACAGGGCGCTCCGGTTCGGCGCGCTCGCCGCGCTGTTCGCGCTCGTGCCTGACGTGGACATCGTGTACGCTCCGGTCGGGTTAGCCCTTCAGTCCGTTCAGACGGTCGACCCGGACGCGTTCTGGAACACGGCGAACGTCGTTCATCGAGGCCCGACCCACTCGCTCCTCTTCGGCGGTGTTCTCGCCGTCGGCGTCGCGTTCCTAGCTACGGGCCGACGAATCGGACACGTCGCCGGTGCGGGCGTTATCGCGGGGTTGATCGCCGTTGCCGGTGTGGCCGGTGGAGGCGTCGTCGCGGGAGTCACCGCGGTGTACGCCGTCGCCGGCGCGGCGGTCGCGACGGGTGCTCGACGACGCGGCGTCCCCGCACGGTGGGTACTGGCTGCGGCGTCTATCGGGTTGCTATCCCATCCGTTCGGAGACTTGGTGACCGGCACGCCGCCGCTGTTTCTGTATCCGTTCGACGCGACGCTGGTGAGTCACCGAATTACCTTACACCCTGATCCGACGCTCCACTTGCTCGCGGCGTTCCTCATCGAAATCGGAACCGTTTGGCTGGGGATACGGACGTACGCTCGCTCGCACGGCGTTTCGATCCGCCAACTAATTCGCCTGCGGGCGGGGCTCGGGACGGGGTACGCCGGGGCTGTCTTCGTTATTCCGCCGCCGACGATTCACGACGCGTCGGTGTTCGTGTTCAGCGTCCTCGCGCTGAGCGTGATCGGGACTGGGATCCCGTCTTACCCGTTCGCGAAGCCGGTCGATACGCTGGGAACCATCGTCACCGGTACGGCGGCGGTGACCGTCGGGGCGGTCGGGTACGGCGTCGCGTATCTACTTTTTTAACGGGTCGACGGGGAACGGCTCGAAGCACCAGCCGCTCGATTATAAATATCTGCTACAAAGCCGACGGACGGCACCTCCAAAGCCCCAACTGCGAGGTTGACGTAGACGACGGAAGTACCGCAGGGAGAGAGCGATGGCGGCCGACCGAGGAGCGCGGTTCGAGAGAGCGGAACTCTCTCTTCATCGCCGGAGATTGGGGATTTCCGGCTAGCAGTCAGAACGCGAAGCGTTCTGACGACATCACCGGAACGCTCTGCCCCGGTTAGCGGCCAGAATGCGGAGCACCCTGGCGACATCACGGGGCGCCGAAGCCGTCTCGAACGACAGCGATCGTACTCGCCCTCGCGGCTCGGGATTTGAGTCCACTCACAGCACCGCAACCACAGCCTCACGCCTCCCCAGCCTCGTCGACCTCCCTTCGGTCGGCCGACTCCCTCGCGCGTGCTGTCGCCGGCGCTTCGCGCCGGCTGCCAGAGGGACCGGAGGTCCCTTGTGACTCGCGGCCCCCGGCCGCTCGCAGGCACGCGCCACCGCAGATTATTTATAAATGATAACGCGGTCGGAATCGCACTCGCGGCGCTACTCCACGCGCTCGCGGGCGGCGGCGACGAGCATCGGGAGCATCACGGTCGCGTCGCCGTAGACGGAGGCGTTGCGCGCGTCCTTCTCCAGTTTCCCCCACGAGCGCGCCTCTTCGAGGGTCGCGCCGGAGAGCCCGCCGGTCGCCTCCGGGTCCATCGTGATCTGGACGGCGTAGTCGTAGGCGCGCGGCGTGACGAGCATCGTCTGGAGCGTGAAGTTCTTCGGGACGCCGCCGCCGACGAGCAGGCAGCCCGCGTCGTCGGCGTCGAAGGCGAGGTCGGTGAGTTCGGTCATGTCGGCTAAGGCGTCGAGCGTGAAGTCCGCGGTCTGGGCGTACATCCACGCCTGAAGCCCCAGTACCGAGTCTTGGACCGCCGGGCAGTATATCGGGACGTCGCACTCGTAGGCGGCGGCCGCGACGCCCGGCCCCTCCGTGACGTCGTCGCGCTCGTTCACCTCGGCGTTCGCGCGGCCGAGTTCGCGCGTGAGGTCCGCGATGGAGACGGCGTCGGTCCCCTCCGCGTCCGGGTCGGCCTCCAGCGCCGGGAACACCTCCTCGCGGAGGTGGCCCTCGAACTCCGCGAAGTGTTCTTGCGGGAGGTAGACGTTGTAGATGCGGTCGACCCCCTCGTCGCGAAGCCCCTCGTCGTGCTCGCGGAGGCTCTTCTCCGGGTCGTGAGTGCGCCCGTGGTGGTGTTTCCCGCCGATCGCCTCGATGGCGTCGTGGGTGAGGTTCGCGCCGGTCGTCACGAGGGCGTCGACGTAGCCGTCGCGGATGAGATCGGAGACGATCCGGCGCATCCCCGCGGGGACCATCGCGCCCGCGAGCGAGAGGAACACGGTGCAGTCGTCGTTCTCGAACATCTCCGCGAGCACGTCGCCCGCCTCGTTGACCGAGGCGGCGCCGATCCCCGCGTCGCCGTAGCCGTCGACGAGTTCGCTCACGGTCATTCCGGCGGTCGCGCGGGTGTGGCCGACCGGGTCCTCACCGAACTCCTCGCGGTGGGGGTCGTGGTCGCCGTGGTCGTCCCCGGCGTCGTGGCCATCACCGGCGTCGTTGCCGTCCTCGGCGTTGTCGCCGCCCGCGGCGTCGTCTCGCGTCCGCTCGTCGCTGTCGGTCATGGCTCTCGATGGGGTCGGCGCGCGTTTGAAACGACCGATCTACCGACCGGCCGAGCCGCCGCTCACGGGCGGGAAAAGCGCCAGTTCGTCGCCCGCTTCGAGCGTCGCGTCGAGCCCCTCGTCGTGGCGGACGCTGCGCCCGTTCCGGAGGACGTTGATGTGGTCCGCGACGGTCCCGTCCTCGATGACGCGGTCCCGGAGGGCCGGGTGCGCGTCCAACAGCGCGTCGAGCGCGTCTCCGACCGTGTCGCCCGGATCCGCGTCGACGGTCACCGCGCGGTCGCCGGCGATCTCCGCGAGGTCGGCGAACAGCTTCCACTCCATAGCGGATCCCCGCGCGGGCGACTCAAGAGCGTTGCGTCCCGTCGGCGGGCGGATCGGTGCGGTCCGGATCGTCGTCGGCGGGCGGATCGGTGCGGTCCGGATCGTCGTCGGCGGCGGTGTCGGCGTCCGCGTCGGAACCGTCGTCATCGCCGGCGGTGTCGATGTGCGGGTCGGGTGCTTCGCCTCCCTCGTCCGCGGACTCGGACCCGCCGGCCGCACCGTCCTCGTCCGGCGCCGTTGCGGCCGCCTCGAACCGGCGGATAGCGTCCGGACGGCCGACGAGGTACACCAGGTCGCCGGCGCCGAACGCGTACGAGCGCGGCGGGATCGGCTGGACCGACCCCTCCGCCGGGCGGACCGCGGCGACGACGGCGCCGACCCCGTCGACTGTGCTCCCGTCGAGGTCGCTCCCGGCGGCGACGGCCGCGGAGGCCATCGTCTCGTCGGCGTTGCGCAGCAGGGAGGCGAACTCGCGGTCCGCCTGCGGCTCCGCGGGGAGCGTCACGAGCCGGTACCCGCCCTCCTCCGTCAGCCGTTCGGCGTCCGACTCGTCGAGCGCGACGGTGACGGCGTCGCCGGCGACGCCGCGAAGCTCGCCGGTCGCGACGCGTTTCGGCCCGGGGTCGTCGCGCCACAGCTGGACCGTGTCGCCGACGGTGGCGTTGTTCGGCGGGTCCGCCGCGACCGCGACCGCCGCCGACCCCGGCGCGAGCGTCGGGCCGAGCCCCGCGGCGCGAGAGCCGACGGCGAAGTACTCCACCATGCCGTCCTCGTCGAGGTCGACGTCGACGTAGCCGACGCCGTACTCGTCTTTGATCCGGGCGACGAGCCGCTCCCGGAGGTCCGTCTCTGAAAGCTTCCGCGGGAACAGCAGGGTCTTCTCCGCGATTTCGGCCTTCTTCTCCGAAGAGACGGGGTCGTACGTGTCCATGTCCGCGATGTCGTCGGCCGGGGGGAGCGTCACCGCCATGAATCGCCCGACCGCGCGCACGATCCCGCTCAGCTCGCCTTCGAGCTGCTTGGCGCCGGAGAGCGCGAACACGTCGACGGCGAGCCGGTCGCCCGCGTACCGGCCGACGGGCGCGGTTCCCGCCGCGACGCCGAGCGAGACGAGGTTGAAGAACGCGCTCTCGGGCGCCAAGAGGGCGGGGTTGTCGCCGATCGCGACCGATCCCAGCGAGGTCGTGTTGAGGTATAAGGCGACGACGGAGACGCCGATCAGCCCGGTCACTCCCTCGGGGATCTCCGTCCGGAAGTACCAGCGGTAGGCCAGCGCCGCGCTCCCCGCGACGAGCGCGGCGACGACCGCGAACGTGACGAGGGTGACCGCCGCCTGCCGCGGCCGGGCGAAGCCCACGTCGACCGCGGCGGCGACGCCGAGACCGCCCGCGACGGCGCCGGCGTCGACGACCGCCGCGACCGCGTCCGCACCGGCGAGGGCGGCGAGCGGAAGGCTCACGCGGCCACCTCTGCGAACCGGTCGAGCGCGTCGCGGCTCCCGACGACGAACAGGTCGTCGCCCGCAGACAGTGACTGCGAGCCGTCCGGCGCGATCGTCCACGACTCGTGGCGGGCCGCGAGGACGGCCACGTCGTACGCCTCGCGGATCCCGGCCTCGCCGATGGTGTGGCCGTCCAGCGGCCCGCCGGCGGCGACCGATACCTTCCGGAACCGCTTCCCGGCCCGGCGCAACAGGGCCGTGAGCTCGTACTCGCGACGGGTGCCCCGCGACAGCACCAGCACGCGACCCCGATCGGCGCCGAGCAGCACGGCCGCCTCCGAGCGGCCGACGGCGAGCGTCACCCGGCCCTCGCCGCCGGTGGTCGTGGGCGCGGTCGCGGCCGGCGGTGAGGCGACGGGGTCCGCCCCGCCGTCGGTCCGCAGGTCGTCGTCCGGGTTCGGGTCGTCACCCGCGGCGGCCTCCGGCTTCGGCGCCGCGCCGGCGCCGGACTCCGGCTTTCCGCTCGACCGGGCCGCGAGCACGGCGCCCTCGGTCCTGAGTTCGGGCGTGATCACGCGGACCACGTCCCCGCGAGCGATCCCGGTCGGGACCAGCGCCGAGACCGACACCGCGCGTTTCCCGGCCGGCACGCGCTTCGAGAGCGCGCCCGTCGGCGGCGCGGCGGAGACGGTCGCGCGCGCCTGCTCGTCGATCCGGACCGCCACGTCGGCCAGGTCGAGCTCGGTCCGGAGCCGCTCCGCGAACCGGTCCTCCAGCTCCGCGAGCGGGAGGTCGGCCGGGAACGTCCAGTCGCCGTCGCGGATCGCCGTGCGCGTCTCGGCGGGCAGCGGCGGGTACCCCTCCATGTCGTTCACCTCGCCGGTCACCTCGACGGAGACGCGCCCGCGGCCGCCGACGAGCTCGATCACGTCGGTCGAGAGCGTCCGGTCGCGGAGCTGTCTGAGCGATATCCGCTTGGGGACGCTGGCGCCGAGCCGGTCCCCCTGCGCGTGGGCGTACATCGAGAGCATCAACACCACGACGATCGCCGTGAGGATCGCCGGCGCGCGCTCCGAGGACCGGATCGTCTCGTCGTTGAGCGCGAGGAGCCCGCCGTTGACGCCGGCGATGGCGAGCGACAGCACGACCACCCCCAGCCCGGGGATCGTCACGTCGGTCACGTACTTGAACACGAAACCGAGGGTCCCGGCCACCAGCGCGGGGACGATCCCGGTGATGACGCCGAGGTAGACGCCGAAGACGATCTCGACGGGCAGCGACATACGCCCCCCAACCGGCGGCGCGGTTAAACCTGTGTCGGCGCGGCGTCGGGTGAATCGCCGGAGCCGTAGGCGTCGCCCGGCCTCGCGGGGTTTAAGTACGGTCTCGGTCAGGCGGAGGTATGGAGCTGACCCGGGACTGGGTGACCGTCCGAGCGTCGATCCTCCTGACGTTCGCGGTCGCGGTGCTGTCGATCCTCGCCGGCCTCGCGCAGATCGGCGGGCTGGGAGTCTCCGGCCCGCTCGCTCCCCACGTCCCCGACGTGGTCAAGCAGACCGTCGGGTTCACCGGGACGATCACCGGCTTCTCGATGCTCGGCAGCGGCTTCGCGCTGCGGAACGGCTACCGGGTCGGCTGGTACTCCACGGCGGTCCTGCTCCCGCTGACCGCGTTTCAGGGGCTGATGCAGGCGTCGGTGCTGTCGTTCCCGCTGGTGGCGCTGTCCGCCCTCTCGGTGCCGACGCTCGTGATCAACCGGGGGCGGTTCGACAGGTCGTACTCCCCGTCACCGACACAGCTCGCGGCCGGCGCCGCGCTGGTGACGGCGGTCTCCTACGGCACGGTCGGCACGTACGCGCTCCGCGATCAGTTCAACGGGGCCGAGACGATCGTCGACGCGTTCTACTTCACCGTCGTCACCGCGTCGACGGTCGGGTACGGGGACATCAGCCCGGCGACCGACATCGCCCAGCTGTTCGCGCTCTCCTCGCTCGTCATGAACGTCGCCGCCTTCGCGGTGGCGCTCGGGGTCCTCCTCACGCCCGCCATCGAGGCGCAGCTCTCCAAGGCGCTCGGAAAGATGACAGACAGACAGATAGACCTCCTCGACGACCACGTCCTCGTCCTCGGCTACGGGGACCTGACGGAACCGATACTCGAAGAGCTCGACGCCCGCGACAGCGTCGAGTACGCCGTGGTGACGCCCGACGAGACCGCCGCGAGGCGGCTCGCCGACCGCGACATTCCGGTGTTCACCGCGGATCCCAGCGACGTCGACCCGCTCAAACGGGTCAACCTCTCCGGCGCCCGCGCGGTCGTCGCCGCGACCGAGGACGACGCCCGCGACGCGCTCGCCATCCTCACCGCCCGCCAGCTCAACCCGGACGTGCGGATCGTCGCGGCGGTGACCCAGCGGGAGAACGTCGACAAGCTCCGGCGCGCCGGTGCGGATCAGGTCATCTCGCCGTCGACGCTCGGCGGGCACATCCTCGTCGACTGCGCGTTCGGCGCGGACAGCAGGGACGCGACGGAGGGAATCTTAGACGACGTCGACCTCGACGACTGAACGGCGCGGCGCGCGGTGAACGGCGGTCCGCAGGCTCCCCGACTCAGCGGCTTTGCCGCCCCTTCGTCTGTCGGTAGTCCCGGCTCAACACGTTCTCGCGCATGTGGTCGCGGAAGGCGTCGGCCTCGGCGTCGGTCATCTCCGCCGGCTCTCTCATCGGCACCAGCTCGAACCCCCGCCCGCGGATCGTCGTCGCGTGTTCCGCGTCGACGTCGAAGGAGTCGGGCCGGCGCGTCGTGTACTCGACCGCCAGCTCGCGGAGCGGGCGCTCCCCGACCGGGACGATGATCTGGGGGTTGATCATCCGTATCTCGGCGTTGAGGAACGGCTCGCAGGTCTCGACCTCCCGGTCCGTCGGGCCGCGGTCGGGGTGTCGACACCGCGTGAGATTGGTGAAAAACAGGTTCTGGACGTCCGGTTCCGCCGCGTCCGGCTCCGAGCGGACGAAGCCGAGGTCACCGAATATCGACTGGACGCGCTCGCCGCCGCCCGAGCCGGTGAAAGGGACGCCGTTGCGCTCGGCCGCCTCGGTCGGCGCCGTCCCGACCACGAGGAACTCGGCGCCCACGTCGCCGTAGCCGTGAACGACGCGGTCGCGGGCGCCGCACAGCCCGTCGCAGTTCTCGCAGTCGGCGTCCATCGCGAACGGGTTCTCGAACTCCGTCTGATTCGCGTCCACGGTTGACGTGGGCGCCCCGCGCCCCTAAACGCTCCGGCGCGGAGACGGGAGCAGCGGGGCAGCGGCGTCGGAGGAACGAGGCGTCACCGGGGGCGCTCAGTTCGGAACGTAACAGTCGCCGTCGCAGTCGACGAGCCCCTCGTTGCGGAGGGTCTTCAGGATGCTGTACAGGGAGAGCTTCTTCATGTCCAGCGACTCGCCCATCTCCGAGACCGTGGCGTCGCCGTTCGTGGTCAGGTACAGGTACACGAGCTTGGCACGGGGGGACTGAAGCTCCCGGGGCAGCGCCGGGGCCGCCGCGGACGCGGTTTCCGTCTCGATCATCTTGTTCGACAGATTGGGTTCGACGATAATAAACCCCCTATTCAACGTTCGTCGAAACAGTCGGAAGTGCGTCGAAAGCGTCCCAGTCGACCGATTTCGCCCGATTCTCGAACAGAACGTCGATCGACGAGGGCGAACTAGACGAATATCGACGACGGTTTTCGACCGTCGACGGATACGGAATCGTGAACGATCCGGATCGTTCGGGCGGGGCGCGGCGGTCCGCCTCGCTCCGCCGCGGGCGAGCGAGCGGCGCCGACCGGGTCAGTACGAGCGGCTCTTCGGCTCGTACGTCTTGTTCTCGCCCTCGAGGACGACCGGCTTATACCACAGCTCCGGCTCGCCGTCGTTCCACGAGATGAGCGTGTGTTTCAGCCAGTTCTCGTCTTTCCGCTCCTGATGCTCCTTCCGCCAGTGAGCGCCCCGGAACTCCTCGCGGGCGAGCGCACCCATCGTCAGCGCCTCCGCGAGGTCGAGGATGTTTCGCGTCTCGATGGTGTGGATGAGGTCGGTGTTGAACGTCCGCGACGGGTCCGACACCGCGACGTCCTTGTACGCCTCGCGGGCCTCGCGGAGGTCCGCCAGCGTCTCCTCTAACCGCCCCTCCTCGCGGAACACGTTGACGTTGGCCGTCATCGTCTCTTGGACCGCCGAGCGGATCTCCGCGTGGTTGCGGCCGTCCCGGGAGAGCAGTTCGTCGACGCGCTCCTGCGCCCGGTCGACCGCGCCCC
The sequence above is a segment of the Halorubrum sp. 2020YC2 genome. Coding sequences within it:
- a CDS encoding deoxyhypusine synthase → MTDSDERTRDDAAGGDNAEDGNDAGDGHDAGDDHGDHDPHREEFGEDPVGHTRATAGMTVSELVDGYGDAGIGAASVNEAGDVLAEMFENDDCTVFLSLAGAMVPAGMRRIVSDLIRDGYVDALVTTGANLTHDAIEAIGGKHHHGRTHDPEKSLREHDEGLRDEGVDRIYNVYLPQEHFAEFEGHLREEVFPALEADPDAEGTDAVSIADLTRELGRANAEVNERDDVTEGPGVAAAAYECDVPIYCPAVQDSVLGLQAWMYAQTADFTLDALADMTELTDLAFDADDAGCLLVGGGVPKNFTLQTMLVTPRAYDYAVQITMDPEATGGLSGATLEEARSWGKLEKDARNASVYGDATVMLPMLVAAARERVE
- a CDS encoding NAD-binding protein, translating into MELTRDWVTVRASILLTFAVAVLSILAGLAQIGGLGVSGPLAPHVPDVVKQTVGFTGTITGFSMLGSGFALRNGYRVGWYSTAVLLPLTAFQGLMQASVLSFPLVALSALSVPTLVINRGRFDRSYSPSPTQLAAGAALVTAVSYGTVGTYALRDQFNGAETIVDAFYFTVVTASTVGYGDISPATDIAQLFALSSLVMNVAAFAVALGVLLTPAIEAQLSKALGKMTDRQIDLLDDHVLVLGYGDLTEPILEELDARDSVEYAVVTPDETAARRLADRDIPVFTADPSDVDPLKRVNLSGARAVVAATEDDARDALAILTARQLNPDVRIVAAVTQRENVDKLRRAGADQVISPSTLGGHILVDCAFGADSRDATEGILDDVDLDD
- a CDS encoding metal-dependent hydrolase; amino-acid sequence: MFVGHSLAAFAVGALAARRLGVCRDRALRFGALAALFALVPDVDIVYAPVGLALQSVQTVDPDAFWNTANVVHRGPTHSLLFGGVLAVGVAFLATGRRIGHVAGAGVIAGLIAVAGVAGGGVVAGVTAVYAVAGAAVATGARRRGVPARWVLAAASIGLLSHPFGDLVTGTPPLFLYPFDATLVSHRITLHPDPTLHLLAAFLIEIGTVWLGIRTYARSHGVSIRQLIRLRAGLGTGYAGAVFVIPPPTIHDASVFVFSVLALSVIGTGIPSYPFAKPVDTLGTIVTGTAAVTVGAVGYGVAYLLF
- a CDS encoding TrmB family transcriptional regulator; this encodes MIETETASAAAPALPRELQSPRAKLVYLYLTTNGDATVSEMGESLDMKKLSLYSILKTLRNEGLVDCDGDCYVPN
- a CDS encoding TrkA C-terminal domain-containing protein, with amino-acid sequence MSLPVEIVFGVYLGVITGIVPALVAGTLGFVFKYVTDVTIPGLGVVVLSLAIAGVNGGLLALNDETIRSSERAPAILTAIVVVLMLSMYAHAQGDRLGASVPKRISLRQLRDRTLSTDVIELVGGRGRVSVEVTGEVNDMEGYPPLPAETRTAIRDGDWTFPADLPLAELEDRFAERLRTELDLADVAVRIDEQARATVSAAPPTGALSKRVPAGKRAVSVSALVPTGIARGDVVRVITPELRTEGAVLAARSSGKPESGAGAAPKPEAAAGDDPNPDDDLRTDGGADPVASPPAATAPTTTGGEGRVTLAVGRSEAAVLLGADRGRVLVLSRGTRREYELTALLRRAGKRFRKVSVAAGGPLDGHTIGEAGIREAYDVAVLAARHESWTIAPDGSQSLSAGDDLFVVGSRDALDRFAEVAA
- a CDS encoding ubiquitin-like small modifier protein 1, giving the protein MEWKLFADLAEIAGDRAVTVDADPGDTVGDALDALLDAHPALRDRVIEDGTVADHINVLRNGRSVRHDEGLDATLEAGDELALFPPVSGGSAGR
- a CDS encoding uracil-DNA glycosylase family protein, whose protein sequence is MDANQTEFENPFAMDADCENCDGLCGARDRVVHGYGDVGAEFLVVGTAPTEAAERNGVPFTGSGGGERVQSIFGDLGFVRSEPDAAEPDVQNLFFTNLTRCRHPDRGPTDREVETCEPFLNAEIRMINPQIIVPVGERPLRELAVEYTTRRPDSFDVDAEHATTIRGRGFELVPMREPAEMTDAEADAFRDHMRENVLSRDYRQTKGRQSR
- a CDS encoding TrkA C-terminal domain-containing protein, which codes for MGFARPRQAAVTLVTFAVVAALVAGSAALAYRWYFRTEIPEGVTGLIGVSVVALYLNTTSLGSVAIGDNPALLAPESAFFNLVSLGVAAGTAPVGRYAGDRLAVDVFALSGAKQLEGELSGIVRAVGRFMAVTLPPADDIADMDTYDPVSSEKKAEIAEKTLLFPRKLSETDLRERLVARIKDEYGVGYVDVDLDEDGMVEYFAVGSRAAGLGPTLAPGSAAVAVAADPPNNATVGDTVQLWRDDPGPKRVATGELRGVAGDAVTVALDESDAERLTEEGGYRLVTLPAEPQADREFASLLRNADETMASAAVAAGSDLDGSTVDGVGAVVAAVRPAEGSVQPIPPRSYAFGAGDLVYLVGRPDAIRRFEAAATAPDEDGAAGGSESADEGGEAPDPHIDTAGDDDGSDADADTAADDDPDRTDPPADDDPDRTDPPADGTQRS